A window of the Osmia lignaria lignaria isolate PbOS001 chromosome 2, iyOsmLign1, whole genome shotgun sequence genome harbors these coding sequences:
- the PICK1 gene encoding protein interacting with PRKCA 1 isoform X2 translates to MDYDDDFFFEEDKILKEEMVISIDNIDLKEFNEEPKENCFVPLTTVSLANVQPHQFLMMEDRMGMTITSGNVVIQKDGSNLIGISIGGGAPLCPCLYIVQIFDNTPAAIDGTLQSGDELVAVNGTSVRGKTKVEVAKMIQSCDSQVSINYNKLHADPRQGRTLDIALKKVKHRLVEGMGSATADALGLSRAILCNDALVQRLMALQRTENLYRGLVSHAKSTLHAFFDLIQIYKVFGDAFAAIGVREPQPRASEAFRQFGEQHRQMEKFGVTMLKTLKPILNDLGTYLHKAIPDTRLTISKYADAKFEYLSYCLKVKELDDEEQSYAALQEPLYRVETGNYEYRLVLRCRQEARAKFAKLRSDVLVKLELLDNKHVQDVVWQLQKFAAGLAKYYSNTRDLLSAVTLFPVEVDLSHSAFQYKSTGPQMITDGEDVDEFEPEEKSNTNEDLLIDTQNISFTFESDNM, encoded by the exons ATGGATTATGACGATGATTTCTTCTTCGAAGAAGATAAGAT TTTGAAGGAAGAAATGGTAATATCTATAGATAACAttgatttaaaagaatttaatgaagAACCCAAAGAAAATTGTTTTGTTCCATTAACCACTGTGTCATTGGCTAATGTACAACCGCATCAGTTTCTCATGATGGAAGATCGCAT gGGTATGACCATAACTTCTGGCAATGTTGTAATACAAAAGGATGGCAGTAATCTTATAGGCATAAGTATCGGAGGGGGAGCACCGTTATGTCCATGTttatatattgtacaaatttttgataatacACCTGCAGCAATAGACGGTACTCTGCAATCAGGAGATGAACTTGTAGCAGTGAATGGTACATCGGTTagaggaaagacaaaagtagaggTTGCAAAGATGATACAATCTTGTGATTCTCAAGTTagtattaattacaataaattacATGCTGATCCAAGGCAAGGTCGTACGCTTGATATAGCCTTGAAAAAG gtGAAACATAGATTGGTTGAAGGAATGGGAAGTGCAACAGCAGATGCATTAGGATTATCGCGTGCAATTCTTTGTAACGATGCGCTTGTGCAACGATTAATGGCATTACAGCGCACAGAAAATTTGTATAGAGGTCTTGTTTCTCATGCTAAATCTACTTTACATGCTTTCTTTGATTTAATACAAATATACAAAG TATTTGGTGATGCTTTTGCTGCGATAGGAGTAAGAGAACCACAACCTCGAGCTAGTGAAGCTTTCAGACAATTTGGGGAACAGCATAGACAAATGGAAAAATTTGGAGTAACAATGCTAAAAACTTTGAAACCCATATTAAACGATTTAGGCACATATCTTCACAAAGCTATTCCAGATACACGATTAACTATCAGCAAATATGCCGACGCAAAATTTGAATATCTTTCTTACTGTTTGAAAGTAAAAGAATTGGACGACGAAGAACAAAGTTATGCAGCATTACAGGAACCTCTTTATCGAGTGGAAACTGGCAATTATGAATATCGGTTAGTATTAAGATGTCGACAAGAGGCACGTGCGAAGTTTGCGAAACTTAGATCAGATGTACTTGTAAAACTTGAATTATTGGACAATAAACATGTTCAGGATGTTGTATGGcaattgcaaaaatttgcaGCTGGTCTagcaaaatattattctaatacGCGGGATTTACTATCTGCTGTAACGTTATTTCCCGTTGAAGTCGATTTATCGCATTCTGCGTTTCAATATAAATCTACTGGACCGCAAATGATAACTGACGGAGAAGATGTAGATGAATTTGAACCAGAAGAAAAATCAAATACAAATGAAGATTTACTCATAGACACGCAAAATATTTCGTTTACATTCGAATCTGATAATATGTAG
- the PICK1 gene encoding protein interacting with PRKCA 1 isoform X3, whose protein sequence is MDYDDDFFFEEDKMGMTITSGNVVIQKDGSNLIGISIGGGAPLCPCLYIVQIFDNTPAAIDGTLQSGDELVAVNGTSVRGKTKVEVAKMIQSCDSQVSINYNKLHADPRQGRTLDIALKKVKHRLVEGMGSATADALGLSRAILCNDALVQRLMALQRTENLYRGLVSHAKSTLHAFFDLIQIYKVFGDAFAAIGVREPQPRASEAFRQFGEQHRQMEKFGVTMLKTLKPILNDLGTYLHKAIPDTRLTISKYADAKFEYLSYCLKVKELDDEEQSYAALQEPLYRVETGNYEYRLVLRCRQEARAKFAKLRSDVLVKLELLDNKHVQDVVWQLQKFAAGLAKYYSNTRDLLSAVTLFPVEVDLSHSAFQYKSTGPQMITDGEDVDEFEPEEKSNTNEDLLIDTQNISFTFESDNM, encoded by the exons ATGGATTATGACGATGATTTCTTCTTCGAAGAAGATAAGAT gGGTATGACCATAACTTCTGGCAATGTTGTAATACAAAAGGATGGCAGTAATCTTATAGGCATAAGTATCGGAGGGGGAGCACCGTTATGTCCATGTttatatattgtacaaatttttgataatacACCTGCAGCAATAGACGGTACTCTGCAATCAGGAGATGAACTTGTAGCAGTGAATGGTACATCGGTTagaggaaagacaaaagtagaggTTGCAAAGATGATACAATCTTGTGATTCTCAAGTTagtattaattacaataaattacATGCTGATCCAAGGCAAGGTCGTACGCTTGATATAGCCTTGAAAAAG gtGAAACATAGATTGGTTGAAGGAATGGGAAGTGCAACAGCAGATGCATTAGGATTATCGCGTGCAATTCTTTGTAACGATGCGCTTGTGCAACGATTAATGGCATTACAGCGCACAGAAAATTTGTATAGAGGTCTTGTTTCTCATGCTAAATCTACTTTACATGCTTTCTTTGATTTAATACAAATATACAAAG TATTTGGTGATGCTTTTGCTGCGATAGGAGTAAGAGAACCACAACCTCGAGCTAGTGAAGCTTTCAGACAATTTGGGGAACAGCATAGACAAATGGAAAAATTTGGAGTAACAATGCTAAAAACTTTGAAACCCATATTAAACGATTTAGGCACATATCTTCACAAAGCTATTCCAGATACACGATTAACTATCAGCAAATATGCCGACGCAAAATTTGAATATCTTTCTTACTGTTTGAAAGTAAAAGAATTGGACGACGAAGAACAAAGTTATGCAGCATTACAGGAACCTCTTTATCGAGTGGAAACTGGCAATTATGAATATCGGTTAGTATTAAGATGTCGACAAGAGGCACGTGCGAAGTTTGCGAAACTTAGATCAGATGTACTTGTAAAACTTGAATTATTGGACAATAAACATGTTCAGGATGTTGTATGGcaattgcaaaaatttgcaGCTGGTCTagcaaaatattattctaatacGCGGGATTTACTATCTGCTGTAACGTTATTTCCCGTTGAAGTCGATTTATCGCATTCTGCGTTTCAATATAAATCTACTGGACCGCAAATGATAACTGACGGAGAAGATGTAGATGAATTTGAACCAGAAGAAAAATCAAATACAAATGAAGATTTACTCATAGACACGCAAAATATTTCGTTTACATTCGAATCTGATAATATGTAG
- the PICK1 gene encoding protein interacting with PRKCA 1 isoform X1 codes for MDYDDDFFFEEDKILKEEMVISIDNIDLKEFNEEPKENCFVPLTTVSLANVQPHQFLMMEDRIPDVELVKQDQSLHQPLNSTMGMTITSGNVVIQKDGSNLIGISIGGGAPLCPCLYIVQIFDNTPAAIDGTLQSGDELVAVNGTSVRGKTKVEVAKMIQSCDSQVSINYNKLHADPRQGRTLDIALKKVKHRLVEGMGSATADALGLSRAILCNDALVQRLMALQRTENLYRGLVSHAKSTLHAFFDLIQIYKVFGDAFAAIGVREPQPRASEAFRQFGEQHRQMEKFGVTMLKTLKPILNDLGTYLHKAIPDTRLTISKYADAKFEYLSYCLKVKELDDEEQSYAALQEPLYRVETGNYEYRLVLRCRQEARAKFAKLRSDVLVKLELLDNKHVQDVVWQLQKFAAGLAKYYSNTRDLLSAVTLFPVEVDLSHSAFQYKSTGPQMITDGEDVDEFEPEEKSNTNEDLLIDTQNISFTFESDNM; via the exons ATGGATTATGACGATGATTTCTTCTTCGAAGAAGATAAGAT TTTGAAGGAAGAAATGGTAATATCTATAGATAACAttgatttaaaagaatttaatgaagAACCCAAAGAAAATTGTTTTGTTCCATTAACCACTGTGTCATTGGCTAATGTACAACCGCATCAGTTTCTCATGATGGAAGATCGCAT ACCTGATGTAGAACTGGTCAAGCAAGATCAGTCTCTTCATCAACCACTCAACAGCACAAT gGGTATGACCATAACTTCTGGCAATGTTGTAATACAAAAGGATGGCAGTAATCTTATAGGCATAAGTATCGGAGGGGGAGCACCGTTATGTCCATGTttatatattgtacaaatttttgataatacACCTGCAGCAATAGACGGTACTCTGCAATCAGGAGATGAACTTGTAGCAGTGAATGGTACATCGGTTagaggaaagacaaaagtagaggTTGCAAAGATGATACAATCTTGTGATTCTCAAGTTagtattaattacaataaattacATGCTGATCCAAGGCAAGGTCGTACGCTTGATATAGCCTTGAAAAAG gtGAAACATAGATTGGTTGAAGGAATGGGAAGTGCAACAGCAGATGCATTAGGATTATCGCGTGCAATTCTTTGTAACGATGCGCTTGTGCAACGATTAATGGCATTACAGCGCACAGAAAATTTGTATAGAGGTCTTGTTTCTCATGCTAAATCTACTTTACATGCTTTCTTTGATTTAATACAAATATACAAAG TATTTGGTGATGCTTTTGCTGCGATAGGAGTAAGAGAACCACAACCTCGAGCTAGTGAAGCTTTCAGACAATTTGGGGAACAGCATAGACAAATGGAAAAATTTGGAGTAACAATGCTAAAAACTTTGAAACCCATATTAAACGATTTAGGCACATATCTTCACAAAGCTATTCCAGATACACGATTAACTATCAGCAAATATGCCGACGCAAAATTTGAATATCTTTCTTACTGTTTGAAAGTAAAAGAATTGGACGACGAAGAACAAAGTTATGCAGCATTACAGGAACCTCTTTATCGAGTGGAAACTGGCAATTATGAATATCGGTTAGTATTAAGATGTCGACAAGAGGCACGTGCGAAGTTTGCGAAACTTAGATCAGATGTACTTGTAAAACTTGAATTATTGGACAATAAACATGTTCAGGATGTTGTATGGcaattgcaaaaatttgcaGCTGGTCTagcaaaatattattctaatacGCGGGATTTACTATCTGCTGTAACGTTATTTCCCGTTGAAGTCGATTTATCGCATTCTGCGTTTCAATATAAATCTACTGGACCGCAAATGATAACTGACGGAGAAGATGTAGATGAATTTGAACCAGAAGAAAAATCAAATACAAATGAAGATTTACTCATAGACACGCAAAATATTTCGTTTACATTCGAATCTGATAATATGTAG
- the PICK1 gene encoding protein interacting with PRKCA 1 isoform X4, with translation MGMTITSGNVVIQKDGSNLIGISIGGGAPLCPCLYIVQIFDNTPAAIDGTLQSGDELVAVNGTSVRGKTKVEVAKMIQSCDSQVSINYNKLHADPRQGRTLDIALKKVKHRLVEGMGSATADALGLSRAILCNDALVQRLMALQRTENLYRGLVSHAKSTLHAFFDLIQIYKVFGDAFAAIGVREPQPRASEAFRQFGEQHRQMEKFGVTMLKTLKPILNDLGTYLHKAIPDTRLTISKYADAKFEYLSYCLKVKELDDEEQSYAALQEPLYRVETGNYEYRLVLRCRQEARAKFAKLRSDVLVKLELLDNKHVQDVVWQLQKFAAGLAKYYSNTRDLLSAVTLFPVEVDLSHSAFQYKSTGPQMITDGEDVDEFEPEEKSNTNEDLLIDTQNISFTFESDNM, from the exons AT gGGTATGACCATAACTTCTGGCAATGTTGTAATACAAAAGGATGGCAGTAATCTTATAGGCATAAGTATCGGAGGGGGAGCACCGTTATGTCCATGTttatatattgtacaaatttttgataatacACCTGCAGCAATAGACGGTACTCTGCAATCAGGAGATGAACTTGTAGCAGTGAATGGTACATCGGTTagaggaaagacaaaagtagaggTTGCAAAGATGATACAATCTTGTGATTCTCAAGTTagtattaattacaataaattacATGCTGATCCAAGGCAAGGTCGTACGCTTGATATAGCCTTGAAAAAG gtGAAACATAGATTGGTTGAAGGAATGGGAAGTGCAACAGCAGATGCATTAGGATTATCGCGTGCAATTCTTTGTAACGATGCGCTTGTGCAACGATTAATGGCATTACAGCGCACAGAAAATTTGTATAGAGGTCTTGTTTCTCATGCTAAATCTACTTTACATGCTTTCTTTGATTTAATACAAATATACAAAG TATTTGGTGATGCTTTTGCTGCGATAGGAGTAAGAGAACCACAACCTCGAGCTAGTGAAGCTTTCAGACAATTTGGGGAACAGCATAGACAAATGGAAAAATTTGGAGTAACAATGCTAAAAACTTTGAAACCCATATTAAACGATTTAGGCACATATCTTCACAAAGCTATTCCAGATACACGATTAACTATCAGCAAATATGCCGACGCAAAATTTGAATATCTTTCTTACTGTTTGAAAGTAAAAGAATTGGACGACGAAGAACAAAGTTATGCAGCATTACAGGAACCTCTTTATCGAGTGGAAACTGGCAATTATGAATATCGGTTAGTATTAAGATGTCGACAAGAGGCACGTGCGAAGTTTGCGAAACTTAGATCAGATGTACTTGTAAAACTTGAATTATTGGACAATAAACATGTTCAGGATGTTGTATGGcaattgcaaaaatttgcaGCTGGTCTagcaaaatattattctaatacGCGGGATTTACTATCTGCTGTAACGTTATTTCCCGTTGAAGTCGATTTATCGCATTCTGCGTTTCAATATAAATCTACTGGACCGCAAATGATAACTGACGGAGAAGATGTAGATGAATTTGAACCAGAAGAAAAATCAAATACAAATGAAGATTTACTCATAGACACGCAAAATATTTCGTTTACATTCGAATCTGATAATATGTAG
- the PICK1 gene encoding protein interacting with PRKCA 1 isoform X5: MTITSGNVVIQKDGSNLIGISIGGGAPLCPCLYIVQIFDNTPAAIDGTLQSGDELVAVNGTSVRGKTKVEVAKMIQSCDSQVSINYNKLHADPRQGRTLDIALKKVKHRLVEGMGSATADALGLSRAILCNDALVQRLMALQRTENLYRGLVSHAKSTLHAFFDLIQIYKVFGDAFAAIGVREPQPRASEAFRQFGEQHRQMEKFGVTMLKTLKPILNDLGTYLHKAIPDTRLTISKYADAKFEYLSYCLKVKELDDEEQSYAALQEPLYRVETGNYEYRLVLRCRQEARAKFAKLRSDVLVKLELLDNKHVQDVVWQLQKFAAGLAKYYSNTRDLLSAVTLFPVEVDLSHSAFQYKSTGPQMITDGEDVDEFEPEEKSNTNEDLLIDTQNISFTFESDNM, translated from the exons ATGACCATAACTTCTGGCAATGTTGTAATACAAAAGGATGGCAGTAATCTTATAGGCATAAGTATCGGAGGGGGAGCACCGTTATGTCCATGTttatatattgtacaaatttttgataatacACCTGCAGCAATAGACGGTACTCTGCAATCAGGAGATGAACTTGTAGCAGTGAATGGTACATCGGTTagaggaaagacaaaagtagaggTTGCAAAGATGATACAATCTTGTGATTCTCAAGTTagtattaattacaataaattacATGCTGATCCAAGGCAAGGTCGTACGCTTGATATAGCCTTGAAAAAG gtGAAACATAGATTGGTTGAAGGAATGGGAAGTGCAACAGCAGATGCATTAGGATTATCGCGTGCAATTCTTTGTAACGATGCGCTTGTGCAACGATTAATGGCATTACAGCGCACAGAAAATTTGTATAGAGGTCTTGTTTCTCATGCTAAATCTACTTTACATGCTTTCTTTGATTTAATACAAATATACAAAG TATTTGGTGATGCTTTTGCTGCGATAGGAGTAAGAGAACCACAACCTCGAGCTAGTGAAGCTTTCAGACAATTTGGGGAACAGCATAGACAAATGGAAAAATTTGGAGTAACAATGCTAAAAACTTTGAAACCCATATTAAACGATTTAGGCACATATCTTCACAAAGCTATTCCAGATACACGATTAACTATCAGCAAATATGCCGACGCAAAATTTGAATATCTTTCTTACTGTTTGAAAGTAAAAGAATTGGACGACGAAGAACAAAGTTATGCAGCATTACAGGAACCTCTTTATCGAGTGGAAACTGGCAATTATGAATATCGGTTAGTATTAAGATGTCGACAAGAGGCACGTGCGAAGTTTGCGAAACTTAGATCAGATGTACTTGTAAAACTTGAATTATTGGACAATAAACATGTTCAGGATGTTGTATGGcaattgcaaaaatttgcaGCTGGTCTagcaaaatattattctaatacGCGGGATTTACTATCTGCTGTAACGTTATTTCCCGTTGAAGTCGATTTATCGCATTCTGCGTTTCAATATAAATCTACTGGACCGCAAATGATAACTGACGGAGAAGATGTAGATGAATTTGAACCAGAAGAAAAATCAAATACAAATGAAGATTTACTCATAGACACGCAAAATATTTCGTTTACATTCGAATCTGATAATATGTAG